From one Marinobacter sp. LV10MA510-1 genomic stretch:
- a CDS encoding DUF2442 domain-containing protein, translating to MLSDVRTIGAPLAWFPSLLHADPVSRQGFELSVHGIHWGALDEDISVMGLLAGFGDQTRRNRKRAA from the coding sequence ATGCTGTCGGATGTGCGAACTATCGGTGCACCTTTGGCATGGTTTCCAAGCCTTCTGCACGCGGACCCAGTGAGCCGGCAAGGTTTTGAATTGAGTGTACATGGCATTCATTGGGGCGCGCTGGATGAGGATATCAGCGTAATGGGGCTCTTAGCAGGCTTCGGCGACCAAACCCGGCGCAACAGGAAAAGAGCTGCTTAG
- a CDS encoding RloB family protein: MVNEAVTFSKSLDFKKDQVWVMYDRESPAKYSDDNHGQAWLKVKKNGVNVALSNVCFEYWLLLHLTETSQPANSCDDLTGTVAFKSAFREIGFSNYQKGEAQVAEELITRDRIENAKRRARRINKQAQAGCPASDVELPYRLNPYTNVYEVLEAINGVAG, from the coding sequence AAAGATCAGGTGTGGGTAATGTACGACCGTGAGTCACCGGCCAAATACTCCGATGATAATCACGGACAAGCTTGGTTGAAGGTCAAAAAAAATGGTGTAAATGTTGCACTTTCCAATGTTTGTTTTGAGTATTGGCTACTGCTTCATCTTACGGAAACCAGCCAGCCTGCAAATAGTTGTGATGATTTGACTGGTACGGTGGCATTCAAATCTGCTTTTCGAGAAATCGGGTTTAGTAACTATCAAAAGGGCGAAGCCCAAGTGGCGGAGGAGTTGATAACTAGAGACCGGATTGAAAATGCGAAAAGACGAGCTCGACGTATTAATAAGCAAGCGCAGGCAGGTTGTCCTGCATCTGACGTCGAACTGCCTTACCGGTTGAACCCGTATACAAATGTTTACGAGGTGCTGGAGGCAATTAATGGAGTGGCTGGCTAA